A single region of the Latilactobacillus curvatus JCM 1096 = DSM 20019 genome encodes:
- a CDS encoding sigma-54-dependent transcriptional regulator: MKRIDKVEQALQQIWQNKSQEVLLNGGSSAREIADQLMITRSNASGDLNLLVREERVIKIKQYPVRYLPLMVVEKTLEMTLPRPLVYKSLTDLLSSPEQGNGVIKPIDPLTDIIGSQQSLKNAIFQAKAAVHYPPFGLHMLLLGRTGSGKTFFVQKIYDYALYAHRLKPDAPFISFNCAEYANNPQLLLSQLFGYKKGAFTGADQDQAGLVDQAQNGILFLDEVHRLPPEGQEMLFYLIDHGVFNRLGESSFQNHAEVLIICATTEDPESSLLNTFVRRIPMVIKIPSLDQRSLSEQVDLTKFLFCDEADRIQRPLKVDIEVINALLQSVETSNVGQLRSLIQLTCAHTFLNNMNDDGYLHVKMRDLPQNVQLKWGSGTEMMAGTKKLTDYLDMVTVITPQEQMAPKKQFNDANIYRLISNKVSELRQEDISDSEINQYIMTDLRLHIRNFVTKSEVDYSLLNFMEPKVLAFIKKLRKYAEKQLRRTFDRRFDYYVGMHVDAFFKRKSDVETIIPGDLDVLERENQKEFQVAIGFKQLFSEEFGINLSEIEVAYLIMLLLSIESLSDRSKKKVGVLVVAHGDSTATSMVSVAKELLGVVPMLPLNMPLTVSPEEIYERIAQKLAVLDEGLGVLMLVDMGSLAMLDERLIESTGIKIKTISNVTTSMVLDAARKINYMNVGLNEVYESILNDFQGLAQATNGDADKPKAILSICTTGAGTAEKIAGMINHLISETTDEYIKVLQISSLKMAQHVRDLKQHFNIIGSVGTKDPRLGVPFIPLEDLIDGTGENALRSLIASRQFKIKRQPDKHYMVRELTEDTLKQYLLYLNPTVITPVLIDWLDTVQTAMKITLSNTAQLKVLVHTAFAFERVLKNEPLHYTDTLSEEIDTLSELIIKTIKPIERQLNLELCQDELLFITEAINDVC; this comes from the coding sequence ATGAAACGAATCGATAAAGTGGAACAAGCCCTGCAACAAATCTGGCAAAATAAGTCACAAGAGGTGCTGCTCAATGGGGGCTCTAGTGCGCGAGAAATTGCTGATCAGTTAATGATTACCCGCTCAAATGCGAGTGGTGACTTGAATTTATTGGTGCGGGAAGAACGTGTGATTAAAATTAAGCAATATCCAGTCCGCTATTTGCCACTGATGGTTGTTGAGAAGACGTTAGAGATGACTTTACCTAGACCACTTGTGTATAAGTCGCTAACGGATTTGTTGAGTAGTCCAGAGCAAGGCAATGGGGTAATTAAGCCAATTGATCCCTTGACGGACATTATCGGCAGTCAGCAAAGCTTAAAAAATGCGATATTCCAAGCAAAAGCTGCCGTCCATTATCCACCATTCGGATTGCATATGTTGCTGTTGGGGCGAACGGGTTCGGGGAAAACTTTTTTTGTCCAAAAAATCTACGACTATGCACTGTATGCTCATCGTTTGAAGCCGGATGCGCCATTTATTAGTTTTAATTGTGCGGAATATGCAAATAACCCGCAATTATTATTATCGCAGTTGTTTGGGTATAAAAAAGGAGCGTTCACGGGAGCCGATCAGGATCAGGCAGGTTTAGTTGATCAAGCACAAAATGGGATTCTGTTTCTCGATGAAGTCCATCGGCTACCGCCAGAAGGACAAGAAATGCTTTTTTATTTAATTGATCACGGCGTCTTCAATCGATTAGGGGAGAGTTCGTTCCAAAATCATGCCGAAGTCTTGATTATTTGTGCGACCACGGAAGATCCTGAGTCATCGCTGCTAAATACATTTGTTAGACGGATTCCAATGGTGATTAAAATTCCATCCCTAGACCAGCGTTCGTTGAGTGAACAAGTTGACTTGACCAAGTTTCTATTTTGTGATGAAGCCGACCGGATTCAACGTCCGTTGAAAGTGGATATTGAAGTCATCAATGCCTTATTACAATCGGTTGAGACGAGTAATGTCGGGCAATTAAGATCATTGATTCAACTGACTTGTGCGCATACGTTCTTAAATAATATGAATGATGATGGTTACCTGCATGTTAAGATGCGCGATCTACCACAGAATGTACAACTAAAGTGGGGTTCTGGAACCGAGATGATGGCAGGGACTAAGAAGTTGACGGATTATTTAGACATGGTAACGGTGATTACGCCGCAAGAACAAATGGCGCCTAAGAAGCAGTTTAACGATGCTAATATCTATCGATTAATTAGCAATAAAGTCAGTGAATTAAGGCAAGAAGATATTAGCGATAGTGAGATTAATCAATACATCATGACCGACCTGCGCTTGCATATTCGAAACTTTGTGACTAAGTCAGAGGTCGATTACAGCTTATTAAATTTCATGGAGCCTAAGGTGCTCGCATTTATAAAAAAATTACGGAAGTATGCTGAAAAACAACTTCGAAGAACCTTTGATCGGCGGTTTGATTATTATGTGGGGATGCACGTTGATGCTTTTTTTAAACGCAAAAGTGATGTCGAAACGATTATTCCAGGGGATCTCGACGTCTTAGAGCGGGAAAATCAAAAGGAATTTCAGGTGGCAATTGGTTTCAAGCAGTTATTCAGCGAAGAATTCGGGATTAATCTGTCTGAAATTGAAGTGGCGTACTTAATTATGTTATTGCTCTCGATTGAATCATTAAGCGATCGCAGTAAGAAAAAAGTGGGTGTGCTAGTGGTGGCACATGGTGATTCGACTGCGACTTCTATGGTGAGTGTGGCCAAGGAATTATTGGGGGTCGTGCCGATGTTACCGCTGAATATGCCGCTGACTGTTAGTCCAGAAGAAATTTATGAGCGAATCGCTCAGAAACTAGCGGTGTTAGACGAAGGTTTAGGCGTGTTAATGTTAGTGGATATGGGGTCACTAGCGATGTTAGACGAGCGGTTGATTGAAAGTACCGGAATAAAGATTAAAACCATTAGTAACGTGACAACCAGTATGGTGCTTGATGCTGCACGTAAAATTAATTATATGAATGTAGGCTTGAATGAGGTTTACGAATCTATTCTGAATGATTTCCAAGGGCTAGCCCAAGCGACAAATGGGGATGCGGATAAGCCAAAAGCCATTTTAAGTATCTGTACGACTGGTGCTGGAACCGCTGAAAAAATAGCGGGGATGATCAATCACTTAATTAGCGAAACGACTGATGAATATATCAAGGTATTGCAAATTTCGTCGCTGAAGATGGCTCAGCACGTTCGCGATTTAAAACAGCATTTTAATATTATTGGTAGTGTGGGGACCAAGGATCCTAGGTTGGGCGTGCCATTTATTCCGTTGGAAGATTTAATTGATGGAACTGGCGAAAATGCATTACGTAGTTTGATTGCGAGTCGGCAGTTTAAGATTAAGCGGCAACCGGATAAACATTATATGGTGCGCGAATTGACGGAAGATACACTGAAACAGTATTTGTTATATTTGAATCCGACCGTTATTACGCCAGTGTTAATCGATTGGCTAGATACCGTTCAAACGGCGATGAAAATTACGTTGTCCAATACGGCTCAACTAAAAGTATTGGTCCACACGGCTTTTGCATTCGAACGGGTACTGAAAAACGAGCCATTACATTACACCGACACACTTTCTGAAGAGATTGATACACTTTCTGAACTGATTATTAAAACAATTAAGCCAATAGAACGGCAATTGAACCTTGAATTATGTCAAGACGAACTGTTATTCATTACGGAAGCAATCAACGATGTTTGTTAA
- a CDS encoding PTS sugar transporter subunit IIA: MSKIIISGHGQYSIGLLNAFHMIFGETTDIVAVPFLKGEGIPQLQAKIATAVDDFKTEEPILIMVDIFGGTPYNAATQWIYDKPEMDVISGTNLPLLLEAATHLNENDIQQLVSDLLTAVPETVVAFSEKMQAIKTQNDEEEDDLL, translated from the coding sequence ATGAGTAAGATTATTATCAGTGGACATGGACAATATTCAATTGGCTTGTTGAATGCATTTCATATGATATTTGGTGAAACAACGGATATTGTGGCGGTGCCTTTTCTAAAAGGGGAAGGAATTCCGCAGCTACAAGCAAAAATCGCAACGGCAGTTGACGATTTCAAAACAGAAGAACCGATTTTAATTATGGTTGATATTTTTGGTGGGACACCGTATAACGCGGCTACCCAGTGGATTTATGATAAGCCAGAGATGGATGTTATCTCTGGAACCAATTTACCGTTATTGTTGGAAGCGGCGACGCACCTTAACGAGAACGATATTCAACAGCTAGTCAGTGATCTTTTGACTGCAGTACCAGAAACGGTGGTTGCTTTCTCAGAAAAGATGCAAGCAATCAAAACACAAAATGATGAAGAAGAGGATGATTTACTATGA
- a CDS encoding mannose/fructose/sorbose PTS transporter subunit IIB, whose product MKIQLARIDDRFIHGQVLTKWVKQTPIDRIIIVSDGVAEDEMRKTLVLSVAPAGIKASAVGVDKMVRAYNSPRYVDARVMLLFENPQDVLRLVEEGVPLETINVGGMRFENGRTQITQAVSVDSENVAAFRALAEKGIELDLRQLPSDRSTNFIKELDSKNI is encoded by the coding sequence ATGAAAATTCAATTAGCTAGAATCGATGATCGGTTTATTCACGGACAAGTCTTAACGAAATGGGTCAAACAAACACCAATTGACCGGATTATTATTGTTTCTGATGGTGTTGCTGAAGATGAAATGCGCAAAACATTGGTATTATCCGTTGCACCTGCAGGCATTAAAGCTAGTGCGGTTGGGGTAGATAAAATGGTGCGGGCTTACAATTCACCTCGGTATGTGGATGCCCGTGTGATGTTGTTATTCGAAAATCCACAAGATGTTTTACGCTTAGTTGAAGAGGGTGTCCCATTAGAAACAATTAATGTTGGTGGGATGCGCTTTGAAAATGGGCGGACACAAATTACGCAGGCAGTTAGTGTTGATTCAGAAAACGTGGCAGCTTTTAGAGCGTTAGCTGAAAAAGGGATTGAATTAGATTTACGTCAATTACCAAGTGATCGTAGTACTAACTTTATTAAAGAATTAGACAGTAAAAACATTTAA